Proteins from one Podarcis raffonei isolate rPodRaf1 chromosome 1, rPodRaf1.pri, whole genome shotgun sequence genomic window:
- the UBE2L6 gene encoding ubiquitin/ISG15-conjugating enzyme E2 L6 isoform X1, with amino-acid sequence MAAAPRRVAKELDRIKKSGFRCLRDVEVDVNNVLLWKGLLVPDDPPYNKGAFRIEISFPSEYPLKPPKVTFKTPIYHPNVDEKGQVCLPIVSNENWRPSTKADQVIAELIVLVNKPDPDNPLRADLADEFIQDHERFLSKAEEQTSKFSEKRPCE; translated from the exons ATGGCTGCGGCGCCCCGCCGAGTGGCAAAG GAGCTGGATAGAATTAAGAAGTCCGGGTTCCGCTGCCTTCGGGATGTTGAAGTAGATGTGAACAATGTCCTGCTGTGGAAGGGACTTCTAGTGCCG GATGACCCCCCATACAACAAAGGCGCCTTCCGGATTGAGATCAGCTTTCCAAGCGAGTACCCCCTCAAGCCTCCCAAGGTCACTTTCAAGACTCCGATCTACCACCCCAATGTGGATGAGAAGGGCCAGGTGTGCTTGCCGATTGTCAGCAATGAGAACTGGAGACCTTCCACCAAGGCAGACCAAG TGATTGCAGAACTGATAGTGCTGGTGAATAAACCTGACCCAGACAACCCATTGCGCGCTGACTTGGCCGACGAGTTTATCCAGGACCACGAGCGCTTTTTGTCCAAAGCTGAAGAGCAGACCAGCAAATTCAGTGAGAAGCGGCCATGCGAGTGA
- the UBE2L6 gene encoding ubiquitin/ISG15-conjugating enzyme E2 L6 isoform X2: MMELDRIKKSGFRCLRDVEVDVNNVLLWKGLLVPDDPPYNKGAFRIEISFPSEYPLKPPKVTFKTPIYHPNVDEKGQVCLPIVSNENWRPSTKADQVIAELIVLVNKPDPDNPLRADLADEFIQDHERFLSKAEEQTSKFSEKRPCE; encoded by the exons ATGATG GAGCTGGATAGAATTAAGAAGTCCGGGTTCCGCTGCCTTCGGGATGTTGAAGTAGATGTGAACAATGTCCTGCTGTGGAAGGGACTTCTAGTGCCG GATGACCCCCCATACAACAAAGGCGCCTTCCGGATTGAGATCAGCTTTCCAAGCGAGTACCCCCTCAAGCCTCCCAAGGTCACTTTCAAGACTCCGATCTACCACCCCAATGTGGATGAGAAGGGCCAGGTGTGCTTGCCGATTGTCAGCAATGAGAACTGGAGACCTTCCACCAAGGCAGACCAAG TGATTGCAGAACTGATAGTGCTGGTGAATAAACCTGACCCAGACAACCCATTGCGCGCTGACTTGGCCGACGAGTTTATCCAGGACCACGAGCGCTTTTTGTCCAAAGCTGAAGAGCAGACCAGCAAATTCAGTGAGAAGCGGCCATGCGAGTGA